GGGCTCACCCTCGTCCCCTATTTCGACGGCGAGCGCACCCCAAACCGTCCCGACGCGAGCGCCACGCTCAGCGGGATGACCCTGGCCAACACCACCAAGGAGAACCTGGCCCGCGCCTTCGTCGAGGGCCTGCTCTGCTCGCAACGCGACTGCCTCGAGCTCATCAGGGCCCTGGGCGCCGAAATCAACCGCATCCTGCTCATCGGCGGCGGCGCGAAATCCAAGGCCGTGCGAGAGCTCGCCCCGGCGATCCTCGACATGCCGGTCACCCGCCCCACCACCGACGAATACGTGGCCATCGGCGCCGCCCGCCAGGCCGCGTGGGTGCTCTCCGGCGCCCCGGAGCCCCCGCAATGGCAGCTGACCATCGACGGCACCGAGGAGGCCGATCCCACCCCGGCCGTCTACGCGGCCTACGCTAAGGCACGCGGCTGAAATCGATAATATTCAAGACGCCTTTGCCTAAGAGAAAAGGACCGTCGTGGCAATTCAACAGAAAGCCACAACGGTCCTTTTGTATTGGTCAGCGGAAACAACGGTTTTTGTTTTATATAGACAGCGACCAGAACTAGCGTCCTGAGCCGTATAAACGGTCAATAACCATTCACAGTTCACGGTTCGTCCTTATCCCTTATTCCTCTTCAGCCCGACGGCGCATCTCGGCGCTCCAGTCCTCCGGCACGGTCTTAATCACCTTGCACGGATTGCCCACGGCCACACTGTTGGCGGGGATGTCGCGCACAACCACCGAGCCAGCGCCAATGACGGAATTATCACCAATCGTGACGCCGGGGCAGACGACGACATTGCTGCCCAGCCACACGTTGTCGCCGATGGTGACGTCCTGGTTGTGCTGCCAGCCCTCGAGCCGCGGCTTGACTGGCACGGCGTGGTTCGGCGTGCAGATGCTGCAACGGGTGCCAATCAGGCAGTCCGAGCCGATGGAGATCGGTCCGCCGCCGACAATCAGCAGGTCCATGTTGATGAACGTGCGGTCGCCGATGGTGAGCCCAAGCCCGTAATCTAGGTAAATCGGCGGGCGAAAATCAACGCCCTCCCCCGCCCCGGGCACCAGCTCCTTGAAAAGCCTCATGGCCTCTTTCGGGTCGTCGAAGTAAATCTGGTTGATTTTGGCGCAGGTCGCCTGCGACTTCCACGTCAGCTTCGGCAGGATCTCGGACTTGCGGTATCGCATCCACTTGTCGGCGAACAGCCTGTCGACATCGGGATATTGCCGCCTCAGCCTCTTAACCTCGTCGTCCATGCCATTATTCGCTTCGTCATCCATATCAACGTCCCCCACGTTTTTCGTATTCAACGTCTACCGTCACGTCCAGCGTCAACGCTTGCTCTTTGTCTGATGGCTTTTGCCACCCGTTTTGCCAGCGCCACCGGTTTTGCCAGCGCCGACAGCCTTGCCAGAGCCATCACTTTTGCCGTTGCCGGTATGCCTGTCCGCGGCCTTCGCATCTTCATCGACGCCCTTGCTTCCGCGCCTCCACAGCAATATCGCCGAGACGAGGAAATACAGCGCCGCGACCAGCAGGCACAGCATGAAGATGATGTTGGCCACGCTCCAAAGCGTGCCGTCCTGCATGGTTTGGACCACCGTTTGCGCCAGCCATATGATGGCCGCCATGCTCCCCAGCGCATAGAATCCCAAACGTGCCTTGTTGCTCATAGTCCATCTTCTTCGCGAACAATTCGGCGGCCACGACAGAACACCCGGTCAAAGACACCCGCCAAAGGATATCCGTTCCGCTCACCGCCAGACGACCGCCGGGGCCACACGCCCGCAGCCGTCACCCTTTATATATTCCGTATATTCCTTATATCCTCCACCGCACACGCGGCGGCACCACAACAAGAACGTCGGGGACTTGCCAAACCCGGCCAAGCCTCCGACGCTCCTCGAGGAACGCCACCGCGCCGCGCCGCCTCAGCTTTCGACGGCACGCGGCACGATGGTCGATTCCACCTGACGCCACAAGGCGCGCGTCAGGCCTTCTTCCTCTTGCTGACCAGATCGTAGGCGACGGCGGCGATGACGACAAGGCCCTTGATGGTCTTGACGATTGCCGCGTCGGCACCCATGATCGACAGGCCCTGGTTCAAGACGCCCATGATAAGAGCACCAACCATGGCGCCGGGAATCGTTCCGACACCGCCGGCCACAGCCGCGCCGCCGATGAAGCAGGCCGCGATGGCGTCCATCTCGAACTCCATACCGGTCTGGGCCGTCGCCGAAGCCAAACGGGAAAGGGTGATGATGGCCGCGACGGCGGTCAGGAAGCCCATGTTGAGGAAGATCTTGAAGTCCACCATCTTGGTGTTGATGCCGGAGAGGGTCGCGGCCTTGCGGTTGCCGC
This Bifidobacterium sp. ESL0790 DNA region includes the following protein-coding sequences:
- a CDS encoding sugar O-acetyltransferase, which produces MDDEVKRLRRQYPDVDRLFADKWMRYRKSEILPKLTWKSQATCAKINQIYFDDPKEAMRLFKELVPGAGEGVDFRPPIYLDYGLGLTIGDRTFINMDLLIVGGGPISIGSDCLIGTRCSICTPNHAVPVKPRLEGWQHNQDVTIGDNVWLGSNVVVCPGVTIGDNSVIGAGSVVVRDIPANSVAVGNPCKVIKTVPEDWSAEMRRRAEEE